TCGGCGGCAAGTCGCCGGGTGTCAGCAAATCAACGTGAATGCCGAGTAGCGATTCCAGATCGTCTTGAAGACCACCTAAGTCCAATAACGTGGCACCAGGCAGCGCATCGACCAACAGATCAAGGTCGCTGCCGTCCCGGTCGGTGCCATGAAGAACCGAACCGAAGACGCGCGGATTCGCCGTGCGAAAACGGTTCACCGCCTCGCGCACTGCACTTCGCTTCATGTCGAGCACAACGGACGGTCGCATGGGCAT
The nucleotide sequence above comes from Herbaspirillum sp. RTI4. Encoded proteins:
- a CDS encoding nucleotidyltransferase family protein, translated to MRPSVVLDMKRSAVREAVNRFRTANPRVFGSVLHGTDRDGSDLDLLVDALPGATLLDLGGLQDDLESLLGIHVDLLTPGDLPPKFRAKVLAEAQPV